TACCGCTATGATCAATAAGATTCAGGCTTCGGCTAACGAAGCGGTAGAGGAGATGGATAAGGTGGTGAGGCAGGTCGAGCAGGGGCAAAGGCTTACTCAAGAGGCGGGCGATAAGATGCACATAATTAGCGATCAAGCGCAAAAGGTATCAAGCGCTATCGACGAGATCTCCAACGCGCTCAAAGAGCAAAGCGTGGCAAGCCAAGACATAGCTAAAAACGTGGAAAATATAGCGCAGATGACGGATAAAAATAACGAGTCGGCGGACAGCGCCGCAAAAGGCGCAAATAAACTTACGCAACTTAGTAAAGAGGTTTGCTCTACGCTTTCACAATTTAAGGTTCGCCAACAATATACGGCTACGCCGCGTAAAAAGACGGTCGCGACGTAAAGCGAAAACGGCAAACGCCGCGATTTTTTAAGAAGGCGGCGTTTAAGCGCGCAAAAGGCAAACCCCATAACGCCTATGCGCCGTTTTATCGTCCGCGCTTCTTTGCGATCTAGCGCGTTTGGCGCCGCGCCGCTCGATAATACGGATCGCATATTTCTAGCGCATATAGTTATAATCGTCGTTGAATGTATAAACCAATCGCTTTATACTTTCAACGATCTATAACGAGTTTTAGCTTATTTTTAAAAATACGCGCGTTATTATCGCGCGCTATATTTTTATCAAGCCGATTTTAGATATATAAAACGCGCTTGGTTTGAGTTGTAGCGCTATATATATTCGCGCGATCGATAGTTTTTGCGCGCAATTAGTAAGTTGAATAGATGAGAATATGTTCGATCTCTCGCAGGAGAGCTCCGAACTATTTTTTACGAATATCATTTACATATTTCATGTCCCGTTTATACTTTACGCATTAAGACGCAAAAAAGGATATTGATCTAAACTTGTATTTGTATTATGTTGATTGTTAATAAAATAAGTAATAGTCGTTTTATTGACGTAATCGAGATAATTTCTATAAACTCGGATCGTCTTTTTTTGCTAAGCGAGGCGAATTTATGAAAAAGATCATCTATGTTTTTGTCGCGTTAGCGTTGTGCAAAATTAATCTATTAGCGCTTGGCGCCAATACGGAGAACGCGGGATTTAACGGCGCTAGCGGAGGGTATTTTGATTCGGTTATAGCTGCGGACGGCTCGAACATTCGTTATAAGCTCGAAGCGGAGTTGTTTTCGGACGGCGAGACGAAGAACGAAAA
This region of Helicobacteraceae bacterium genomic DNA includes:
- a CDS encoding methyl-accepting chemotaxis protein, producing the protein TAMINKIQASANEAVEEMDKVVRQVEQGQRLTQEAGDKMHIISDQAQKVSSAIDEISNALKEQSVASQDIAKNVENIAQMTDKNNESADSAAKGANKLTQLSKEVCSTLSQFKVRQQYTATPRKKTVAT